The nucleotide sequence GCTAGACTTCGCTATTTTCCCGTCCGTTTTGCTGGTCGCAACGCTGCTCAGGCTGGCGCTGAACGTGGCATCAACTCGGGTCGTACTACTGAAAGGCCACGAGGGTGGTGATGCTGCAGGTAAGGTCATCCAGTCGTTCGGCGAGGTCGTCATCGGCGGCAACTACGTGGTCGGTTTGGTGGTCTTCCTGATTTTGATCATCATCAACTTTGTGGTCGTCACCAAGGGTGCCGGTCGAGTCTCGGAAGTCACGGCACGTTTCACCTTGGACGCTATGCCCGGCAAGCAAATGGCCATCGACGCCGACTTAAACGCCGGTATATTGACGCAAGAGCAAGCCAAAGCGCGGCGCCAAGAAATCGCCCAAGAGTCCGAGTTCTATGGCTCGATGGACGGTGCCAGTAAATTCGTCCGCGGTGACGCCGTCGCCGGCATCCTGATTTTGATCATTAACATTGTTGGCGGTTTGGCCATCGGCGTGGCACAACACGACCTGGCCTTTGCCGACGCATCACGCATCTATGTGCTGTTGACGATCGGCGATGGCTTGGTCGCACAGGTCCCTTCGCTGTTGCTGTCGACGGCCGCGGCGATGATCGTGACCCGTGCCACCAGCGACGACGACATGGGCGTTCAGGTGCGCAACCAGCTTGGTTCACCCAAGGCGCTGGCGATCGCATCGGGCGTGTTAATGGTCATGGCGATCGTGCCGGGCATGCCCCACATTGCCTTCGGGCTGCTGTCGATCGGCGTCGGTGTGACTGCGTACTACCTAAACCAGCGGCCGACGGTATCGGTCGAGTCCGAGCCCAAGGTGCCCGGCGCGCTGTCCGACGGTATAACGAACGAACCGGGCGCAGCACGCGCACCCGTTAACGACCCCTTGCCGGAGCTGTCGTGGGACGACGTCGAGGCGGTTGACCGCATTGGATTGGAAGTCGGGTATCGCCTGATTCCGCTGGTCGATCGTGGGCAGGGTGGGCAGCTATTGGCTCGGGTCAAAGGCGTGCGCAAAAAACTGTCGCGCGAACTGGGCTTTCTATTACCCAGTGTTCACATCCGTGACAATTTGGAGTTGTCACCGACCGCCTACCGCTTGACGCTGAATGGGGTGGCCGTGGGCGAGGCGGAGATCAACCCTGACATGGAAATGGCGATTAACCCCGGCCAGGTGTTTGGCAACTTGGACGGTGAGCGCACCCAGGACCCCGCGTTCGGCTTGGACGCCGTCTGGATCCCCGAATCGCGCCGCGATCAAGCCCAGTCCCTCGGGTACACCGTAGTCGATGCGTCAACCGTGGTCGCCACCCACTTGAATCAAATTCTGGTCCAGTCAGCTCACGAATTATTGAGCCACGATGACGTCAACCAGCTGCTCGAAAAATTGCGCGACACCTCGCCAAAGCTGGCGGAAAACCTGGTCCCGGAGTCGGTTAGCCTCAGTCAGTTGCTGCAGGTATTGAAGTCACTGCTGCGTGAAGAAGTCCCGGTGCGCGACTTCCGCGGCATCGCCGAAGCGCTGACGGCTGCGGCGCGGCAACATTTAGCCCGGGTGATTATTGACGGGATCAACGGCAACGAATCCGAACTGCGCGTCATTGCCCTGGATCCAGAGTTGGAACAGTTATTGCTAACCAGTGTACAGCAGAGTCAGCAATCTGGCGGTGCTGCCGACGAGGCCGTCATGGAGCCGCAACTGGCGGAACGTTTGCAGCGGTCATTGATTGCCGCCGCCGATCAGCTCGAAATGGAAGGGCGACCACCGGTGCTGCTGGTATCCGCCCCCATTCGACCGCTACTGGCTCGATTTGCGCGCTTTGGCGCACGCACGATGCACGTTCTGGCGTACCAGGAAGTGCCAGAGAACAAACAAGTGACCATTGTGGCCAACGTCGGCCAACAGGGCGCATAGGAGCAAGACCATGAGCAACCAACGAATTCAAGCCCGGGACATGCGCAGTGCTTTGCGACAGGCCAAAGAGCGCTTTGGTGAACAGGTCAATATTTTAGCCAATCGGGCCATTCCAAACGGGATCGAGTTGCTGGTATCGACCGGCCCGGTGCCGTCGATTGCCGCGACAACCCGCGATGATTATGGCATTGGTAGCCAAGAGCGCTTTGCCCAGCGCGCCCGCCAGACGGGCCGCGACTTAGCCGCGCAGTTTGGCGTCGACTTAAATGGTAGCGTCGATCAACGGACCCGGCACGGTCTCCCCGCCCGCTCGACAGTGGCGCCGGAAATCACCGAGCTGCGCAGCCAACTGGTCGAACTTAAACACATGATTAGCGCCGTCTCGCCGCCACCCGTAGCCGCCACAGCGGAGCCGGTGCCCGCGGCGCGCTCGAGCACGGTCGACGCATTGGAGGGCATTGGCTTTACGCGCCAAGCAATCATGCGACTGGATATGACCCGTTCACACAAAGACCCGATTCGAGATGGTTTGAATGCCGTCGCCAAAGCACTGGCGGTGGTCAAAGCGCCCGGACTACACGCGCCAAGCCAGGTGTTCGTCGGTGCGGCTGGGTCCGGCAAGACCACGACCATTGCCAAATTGGCGGCCCAAAAAGTCATCCAAGGCGGCGCCAACTCCGTCGCCATTATTAGCTTGGACAGTCGGCGCATGGGCGCCGGCCTGATTGCCAGCTCTCTGGCCCGCGTGCTGGGGGTTCAGGTGGTCACCGTATCGCCCGACGAATCACTGCTCGAGGCGCGCCAGAAAATTGCCGCCCCGCAGGTGCTGGTGGATACCGCAGGGTTAACACCGGCCGATCCCGGATTCCGGCGCCAACAACAACAAATCAGCGAGCTAAAAGACGCCACTGTGTGGCTGGTATCCTCGGCCACACAACAGATCGCAGCGGCGCGCTCGGTGTACCGAGCCCAAGGAAAACTCGCGCTAAGCGGTATGATCCTGACTAAACTGGACGAGGCGTGTAACTTGGGCGAAGCACTAAGTTTGACGCTTGAATCTCAGTTACCCGTGGCATGGAGCACAGACGGACAACGCATTCCGGACGATATTCAGGAAGGCAAGGCCAGCTCTCTGTTTCACCAAGCGTTATTGCTGGCTCGCCAGTCAACACATGCATTCGAAAGTAAGGCTGTTTGATGAAACCTGTTCAGGTCATTGCCGTATCCGGTGGTAAAGGGGGCGTTGGTAAAACCAACGTGTCGGTCAACTTGTCCCTCGCGCTGGCGAACCTGGGGCGTCGAGTGGTGCTCATGGACGCCGACCTGGGCCTGGCTAACGTGGACTTGCAACTGGGCATCAAACCCAAAAAGACGCTGTTCGACGTGATCTCCGGCGAAGCCGACTTACGTGACGTCCTGGTCCAGACCCACGGCATCCGGGTAGTCCCCGCGGCCAGTGGCATTCAACGCATGAGCCAGTTAGAAAGTATGGAGCACGCGGGGTTAGTACAAGCCTTCAGCGACATTGGCGACGACCTGGACGTATTGGTGATCGATACCGCCGCTGGCATTAGCGACAGCGTCATCACCTTTACCCGCGCCGCGCACGAAGTGCTGTTGGTGGTGTGTGACGAACCCAGTTCTATCACCGACGCTTACGCGCTGATGAAAATCCTCAACAAAGAACACGGCATGAACCGCTTCCGCGTGGTCGCCAACATGGCTAGAAGCACCAAAGAAGCCCAGAACATTTACAACAAGTTGCACACCGTAAGTGAGCGATTTTTGGATCTCACCCTGAAATATGAGGGGCTGATCCCGTTCGACGAAAACCTCCGCAAAGCGGTCCAGAAGCAAAAGCCAGTGCTCGAAGCCTTTCCCCAGTCAAACGCCGCGCGTGCCTTTCGCGCTCTGGCTGCGCGGGTTGATAATTGGCCCAAGCAGGGCGGTCCACGCGGGCACCTAGAGTTTTTCGTCGAGCGTCTTTTGGCTGGAGGAGTCTAATGGCTACATTGGCAAGCAACCCTTACCAAACCCCAGAAGCCGCCCACGCTCGGGTTCACCACCTGATGCTGGAAACGGCGCCCTTGGTCAAGCGCATCGCTCACCATTTGCTGATGCGCCTGCCGTCGCACATAGAAGTGGACGACTTGATTCAAGCGGGCATGATCGGATTGGCCGAAGCAGCCGGAAAATTCGACGGCACCAAGGGCGCAACCTTTAGCACCTATGCGGGCATTCGTATCCGTGGGGCCATGCTGGATGAAATCCGCAGGCTCGGTTGGGCGCCCCGCAGCGTCCACCGCAAAGCCCGGGAAATTGCCGAAATGATTGCCGAAATTGAACGCGAAACCGGCAGTGCCGCCAGTGAAACCTTAGTCGCACAGCGGCTTGGCATCACACTGGACGAGTACCACGGCACCCTGGCCGACGTCAGCGGCAGTCGGCTGTTCAGTTACGACGAACTGTCCGACCCCGAAGACGACGCCGGCTTTAGCATCGGCGCCATCGCAAGCGCCGAATTATCGCCAGAACAAAACAACGAAAAAGCAGCTTTCACTAAAGCTTTGGCCACTCAGATCGACAAACTCCCTGAGCGTGAAAAATTAGTGCTGGCGCTCTACTACCAAGAAGAGCTCAACCTCAAGGAAATTGGCGAGGTCCTCGGTGTCACCGAATCCCGAGTCAGCCAGATTCATTCCCAGGCCGCCGCGCGTTTGCGAGGCCGATTGAGTATGTGGAACGAGCATTCCTAAAGGTTTGGAGGAAACCCAACTTGAATAAAGACATGAGAATATTGGTGGTCGACGACTTTTCGACCATGCGCCGGATCGTCAAGAACCTGTTACGTGACTTGGGCTTTACCAACACCGTCGAGGCGGATGACGGTCTAACCGCGTTACCGATTCTTAAAACCGGCCAAATCGAATTTTTGGTCACGGATTGGAACATGCCTGGCATGTCCGGCTTGGACTTGCTTAAAAAAGTGCGTGCCGACGAAAATTTGAAACACATCCCAGTGCTGATGGTGACCGCCGAAGCCAAGCGTGAACAGATCATCATGGCCGCCCAAGCCGGGGTCAACGGTTACGTGGTCAAGCCCTTCACCGCGGCCACACTGAAAGAAAAAATCGAAAAGATCTTTGAGCGTATCAATGCTTGATGGCCTATCGGATGAGCAGTACCTGAGGCTGCAACAGCTCGTCCAGAGCGATGATCGTGACGGCGTCAATGACCTGCTTGCACGTTGCCAACAGCAACAATATGACGCCCTGTTTCAGGACGTCGGGCGGCTAACCCGTTCGCTGTATGACGCCATCAACAGCCTACACACCGAAGTCCAGGGCCAAAGCCGCGTCGAGGAAGCCTCCGATTCATTGTCGTATGTGATTAAAGCCACACAAACGGCTGCCGAAAACGTATTGGATGCGGTTGATGATGCCCAGCCCTATGCAACCCAGTTGCAGCGGCGAGCGGAAACACTGGCGGCGGACTGGGAAAAACTCGGTAAGCGGCAACTGAGCGTCGACGAATTCAAGGCGCTGTACGCCCAGGTAGGCAACTTTTTGTCGGAAACGGTTGACGATGCCACAGTACTGAATGAACGACTGCAAGCGATTGTTTTAGCACAGGATTTCCAAGACCTGACCGGGCAGGTCTTGGAGCGCGTCATCACCATGATTCGTGAAGTAGAACAGGGACTGGTGGGGCTGGTCTCGCATGCCGCCAGCGTCGACCACGCGCTGGGCCATGATGCACCGGAAAAAGTCGACAAAGACCTGTCCAAAGGGGTCGGGCCACAAGTTAACGCCAAGGCAAATGACGCCATGGCATCCCAAGACGACGTCGATGACTTGCTATCGAGTCTTGGGTTTTAGGAGCCAGTACAATGGATGAAGAAATCCTCCAGGATTTTTTGGTTGAGGCCGGCGAGCTTCTCGAAGCCCTGTCCGAACAGCTCGTCGAGCTCGAGCAGCGCCCCGAGGACTATGACCTGCTGAATGCAATTTTCCGTGGATTTCACACCATCAAAGGCGGTGCGGGATTTTTGGCCATCGATGCCATGGTCGAGTGCTGTCACATCACCGAAAACCTATTTGACTCGCTGCGTTCCGGCAAATTGAGTGTCAACGCCGAGCTGATGGACGCGGTGCTCAACGCACTGGACGAAGTCCAACGCATGTTCGGCGAAGTCAACGACGGTCAGCCCGCCTCGAAAGCCGATCCGGCGCTGATTGCACGCCTGCACGCGCTTGAAGCGGGCGAGACGGCGCCGACTACGGCAGTTTCTGAACCGCAATCGCTCGACGAATCGACCGAGGCTGCTGAGTTGCCGATCGCTGACGCCGCCGGAAGCGACGCGTCGGAGGCTGAGTTTGAAGCCATGCTGAACGCGATCGCCCCCGTAGTTGACCACAGTGACAGCGAGTTAGCAGGCGACGCGCCGGCGACTGATCTGATTACCGACGATGAATTCGAAGCCTTGCTGGATGAATTGCACGGCGAAGGCCAGATGGGCGGGCCGGCTTTGGCCGAAGCGAGCGCGGAGCTGGAAACCCCAAAAACCGAAACCACCGGTGACGATGAAATCACCGAAGATGAGTTTGAGGCACTGCTGGACCAGCTGCACGGTGAAGGCCAACACGCCAGCAGTACGCCGGCCGAGACTGCACCGGCCGCCGCTGCGGCGCCGACCAACAACGTGGCGCCAATGCCTGTGCGTCCAAAGGCGGTAACGCCCGCCAAGCCGAAAGAGGAAACCTCCGTACGCGTCGACACCGCGCGGTTAGACGACATCATGAACATGGTCGGGGAGCTGGTATTGGTGCGCAACCGCCTGGTTCGGTTGTCTGACAAAACCGAGACCTCCGAGGATATGGGTAAAGCCGTTGCCAACTTGGATGTAGTCACGGCGGACCTGCAAAGCGCGGTTATGAAAACCCGCATGCAGCCAATCAAAAAAGTCTTTGGCCGTTTCCCGCGCGTCGTGCGTGACCTCGCCCGTTCACTGGAAAAAGAGGTCAACCTCGAACTGGTGGGCGAGGAGACCGATCTCGACAAAAATTTGGTCGAGGCGCTATCGGACCCATTGGTCCATTTGGTCCGCAACTCGGTCGACCACGGCATCGAGACGCCAGCCGTGCGCGAAGCCAGCGGCAAACCGCGCAAGGGCACCGTTGTGCTATCGGCCAAGCAAGAGGGCGATCACATCCTGTTGTCGATTACCGATGACGGCGCCGGTATGGACGCCGAGGTGTTGCGTAACAAGGCGGTAGAGAAGGGCATGATGGACTCCGAGGCTGCCTCGCGCCTGTCTGACTCGGACGCTTACAACCTAATTTTTGACGCCGGTTTTTCAACCAAGGAAGCCATCAGCGACGTCTCCGGTCGCGGCGTTGGCATGGATGTGGTCAAAACCAAAATTTCCCAGCTCAACGGGGCGTTGGCGGTATTGTCCGAAAAAGGCCGCGGCACTCGGATCGAAATCAAAGTACCGCTGACATTGGCGATCATGCCGACGCTCATGGTGCTATTACAACAGCAAGCCTTTGCGCTGCCGCTGGCCAGCGTTAACGAAATTTTCCACCTGGACCTGACCGAAACCAACGTCGTCGATGGCCAAGAAGTCATCATCGTTCGGGGCCGACCGCTGCCGCTGTTTTATTTAAAGCGATGGCTGGTCAAAGGCGCCAACCCATTCGAGAAAGTGACATCCGGGCATGTCGTGATTGTCACCGTCAGCAACATGCGCGTAGCGCTGGTGGTCGACCATCTGATCGGCCAAGAAGAGGTCGTCATCAAGCCGCTGGGCAAGATGCTACAGGGCACGGCAGGGATGGCCGGTGCGACTATCACCGGCGACGGTCGTATGGCGTTGATATTGGACATCGGCAGTCTGTTGAAACGCTACGCTGCATAACTGGCACACAGATTGCTCTGTTCTAACTAATCGGTCCATCGTCAATTGATTGACTGAACCTTTAGGAAACGAGTGAATGCAAATCTGGGGTGTCGTTAATCAAAAAGGCGGCGTGGGGAAAACCACGACCACCGTCGCGATCGGTGGGATCTTGGCCAAACAAGGCCAGCGCGTACTGATGCTGGATTTGGATCCGCAGGGATCCTTGACGCGGTACTTCGGCTTATCCGCCGACGACAGCGACAACACCACCGCCTCCCTATTCGACGAACCCTCCGCCGTGCAAATCATCAATTCAGTACGCCCAACGGGCGAGCCGGACCTATCATTGATCCCCGGCTCCGCGGCCTTATCCGCCTTGGAGCGTAAAAAAGCCAGCACCGGCGGCATGGGCATGGCGATCGCACGGGCTCTGCGCTTGATCGCCACCGAATTCGACTATGTGTTGCTCGACAGCCCGCCTGTGCTGGGGCTGTTGATGGTCAATGTGCTGGCCGCCTCGGACCGTCTGATGCTGCCATCACAAACAGAGCCGTTGGCACTCGAAGGCCTAGAACGCATGGTCCGAACCTTGGAAATGGTTAAGAAAAGCCGCGGCAGTGCACCGCCGCACTTGATCGTGCCGACCTTGCATGACAAACGTACCCGCGCCGGCAAAGACTGTTTGAACGAATTGCGCCGGCGCTATCCGGATTCCTTGTGGCGCGGCGCCGTGCCCGTCGACACACTGCTGCGCGAAGCCTCGCGCCAACAAATATCACCGGCCCAGATCAACGAGTCCAGCCGCGGGCTGGATGCCTATGAACAGTTGTTGCGTGACATTGCAGCGGGCACCGAGTGCGTGGAAACACCAGACAAACCGGGCGCGTGGATGGCCGTATGAACAAAGACGTATTGGACTATTTTGATGACCTATTGGGGCCCGACATCCATGCCCCCGAAAGCTCCGAGCCACAGCTGGCCAGCCTAGATGCGGTCACCACCGGCACTCTACTGACTGACGAAGTAGCCGGTGACTTTATTGGCGCTCTGACTGACTTTATTGATCAGGCCGAGCTAATCGAGTCTGTGCCAGAAAAAAACGACGGCGCACTCAGCGCAGATGACCGCGAATTTGACGCATCATCCACCGACACCCCAGACAGCGCAGAAATCGCCCCTGTGGCACCACCGATGACACCTGCCGCCATCGAGCCCCACGCGTTTTCAACCAGTGGCATCGGCCCGCTGAACCAGTGGAGCAAAGACGGGCGCAGCTCGGCCATGCTGCTGGAAGTGTCCGGTATTTCCTTTGCAATTCCCCAGTCGTGCGTAACCCAAGTCATGTATAAAGGCCGCGTTCAAAGTGACACCACCGATCCCGAACAACCCTGGCGTTGGGGCATGGCGGAAACCGACACCGGCAGCGCGATCGTGGTCGACACGGCGTACCTAGTCATGGGTGATCGATACCAACCGAGCATGCGTGCCAGTTACCGCAAGCTGATTGTGATTGCGGGCCTTGGCATCGCGTTGGCCGCCGACGCGATCGCCGACGAAGTTAACGTGCCCGAAGGCGCCGTGACGTGGCGCGACGACACTTGCAGCCGGCCATGGCTGGCGGGCACCTGGTCTGATCAGCGCTGCGCCATGGTCGGCTTGCAGGGGATGGTTGAACAATTAATGGAGCTAGAATCATGAGCAACGCCAAACAGCAGGCCAATGACCCCTTATTGCAGTGGGTCACCTTTCGGCTGGGCAACGAAACCTATGGCATCGATGTCATGTTCGTTCAAGAAGTTCGGCGCTATACCGAAATTGCGCCGGTGCCTGGGGCAGGGCACGACGTGCTCGGCATCGTTAACCTGCGTGGCAGCGTCGTCACCGTGGTCGATGCTCGTGTGCGGCTGAGCCACGAAGACGCTCCCATCACCGACGAAACTCGTATTGTGATTGTCGAGTACAGCGGAGAAGTCATTGGGCTGCTGGTCGATCAGGTCTCGGAAGTAGTCTACCTGCGCCGCTCTGAAATCGAAGGGTCCCCGCGGATTTCCAACGATGACGCGGCCCGATACATTTCGGGGGTCTGTAACAAAGACGACCGGCTGTATATCCTATTGTCGATCGAAAAATTATTGGGCAAATCGGATGCCAGTGCAGAAATGGACCTGTTTTGATCGCGGTGGCTGCGCTGGTGCTGGCAACGGCTGCGTTGCTGCTGGCGGTGGTTATTGGGCGTGCCCAGTTAAGTGACCGCGCGCGAATCGAGCAAATGCAAGCGCGCATCAAAGCGACCGAACAGATGCAAACGGTATTGGCGCGAAGTTACCGCGGCTTAACCGCAGCGGTCGGCAAAGGCGCCGCCGAGGGGCAGGGCGACGACGCCAAATATGCGCGGGCCGCTGAACTCATTACACGCGGGGCTGGGGCCGACGAATTGGCGCGGACCTTGGCGCTACCGCTGGAAGAAGCAGAATTGATGATTCAACTTAATGTAGGCAAGAACCGAACCCATGGATAAGCCGTTTTGGCAAACCACCGCGTTAGCGGACATGAACGACACCCAGTGGGAGTCGCTGTGTGATGGCTGCGGGTTGTGCTGCGTGCACCTGTTGCAAGACGACCTGGACCAGGTCTATCAAACCGACGTGGTGTGCGATCTAATCGATCTGGATAGCTGCCAGTGTACGCGTTACCCAGAGCGTCAAACCCTGGTGCCCGAGTGCAACAAAGTGTCGTTGGAGTTGCCTCAAGCCTTTCCGACTATGCCCGAGACCTGTGCCTATCGCCGCCTTTACTATGGACAGCAGATCCCGGCATGGCACCC is from Litorivicinus lipolyticus and encodes:
- the flhA gene encoding flagellar biosynthesis protein FlhA; the encoded protein is MAAVLPSISGIRSQLAVPIMVLALLGMMILPLPALALDMLFTFNITLSLVVLLVTVYARKPLDFAIFPSVLLVATLLRLALNVASTRVVLLKGHEGGDAAGKVIQSFGEVVIGGNYVVGLVVFLILIIINFVVVTKGAGRVSEVTARFTLDAMPGKQMAIDADLNAGILTQEQAKARRQEIAQESEFYGSMDGASKFVRGDAVAGILILIINIVGGLAIGVAQHDLAFADASRIYVLLTIGDGLVAQVPSLLLSTAAAMIVTRATSDDDMGVQVRNQLGSPKALAIASGVLMVMAIVPGMPHIAFGLLSIGVGVTAYYLNQRPTVSVESEPKVPGALSDGITNEPGAARAPVNDPLPELSWDDVEAVDRIGLEVGYRLIPLVDRGQGGQLLARVKGVRKKLSRELGFLLPSVHIRDNLELSPTAYRLTLNGVAVGEAEINPDMEMAINPGQVFGNLDGERTQDPAFGLDAVWIPESRRDQAQSLGYTVVDASTVVATHLNQILVQSAHELLSHDDVNQLLEKLRDTSPKLAENLVPESVSLSQLLQVLKSLLREEVPVRDFRGIAEALTAAARQHLARVIIDGINGNESELRVIALDPELEQLLLTSVQQSQQSGGAADEAVMEPQLAERLQRSLIAAADQLEMEGRPPVLLVSAPIRPLLARFARFGARTMHVLAYQEVPENKQVTIVANVGQQGA
- a CDS encoding flagellar biosynthesis protein FlhF, translated to MSNQRIQARDMRSALRQAKERFGEQVNILANRAIPNGIELLVSTGPVPSIAATTRDDYGIGSQERFAQRARQTGRDLAAQFGVDLNGSVDQRTRHGLPARSTVAPEITELRSQLVELKHMISAVSPPPVAATAEPVPAARSSTVDALEGIGFTRQAIMRLDMTRSHKDPIRDGLNAVAKALAVVKAPGLHAPSQVFVGAAGSGKTTTIAKLAAQKVIQGGANSVAIISLDSRRMGAGLIASSLARVLGVQVVTVSPDESLLEARQKIAAPQVLVDTAGLTPADPGFRRQQQQISELKDATVWLVSSATQQIAAARSVYRAQGKLALSGMILTKLDEACNLGEALSLTLESQLPVAWSTDGQRIPDDIQEGKASSLFHQALLLARQSTHAFESKAV
- a CDS encoding MinD/ParA family protein codes for the protein MKPVQVIAVSGGKGGVGKTNVSVNLSLALANLGRRVVLMDADLGLANVDLQLGIKPKKTLFDVISGEADLRDVLVQTHGIRVVPAASGIQRMSQLESMEHAGLVQAFSDIGDDLDVLVIDTAAGISDSVITFTRAAHEVLLVVCDEPSSITDAYALMKILNKEHGMNRFRVVANMARSTKEAQNIYNKLHTVSERFLDLTLKYEGLIPFDENLRKAVQKQKPVLEAFPQSNAARAFRALAARVDNWPKQGGPRGHLEFFVERLLAGGV
- a CDS encoding RNA polymerase sigma factor FliA, whose translation is MATLASNPYQTPEAAHARVHHLMLETAPLVKRIAHHLLMRLPSHIEVDDLIQAGMIGLAEAAGKFDGTKGATFSTYAGIRIRGAMLDEIRRLGWAPRSVHRKAREIAEMIAEIERETGSAASETLVAQRLGITLDEYHGTLADVSGSRLFSYDELSDPEDDAGFSIGAIASAELSPEQNNEKAAFTKALATQIDKLPEREKLVLALYYQEELNLKEIGEVLGVTESRVSQIHSQAAARLRGRLSMWNEHS
- the cheY gene encoding chemotaxis response regulator CheY, producing MRILVVDDFSTMRRIVKNLLRDLGFTNTVEADDGLTALPILKTGQIEFLVTDWNMPGMSGLDLLKKVRADENLKHIPVLMVTAEAKREQIIMAAQAGVNGYVVKPFTAATLKEKIEKIFERINA
- a CDS encoding protein phosphatase CheZ translates to MLDGLSDEQYLRLQQLVQSDDRDGVNDLLARCQQQQYDALFQDVGRLTRSLYDAINSLHTEVQGQSRVEEASDSLSYVIKATQTAAENVLDAVDDAQPYATQLQRRAETLAADWEKLGKRQLSVDEFKALYAQVGNFLSETVDDATVLNERLQAIVLAQDFQDLTGQVLERVITMIREVEQGLVGLVSHAASVDHALGHDAPEKVDKDLSKGVGPQVNAKANDAMASQDDVDDLLSSLGF
- a CDS encoding chemotaxis protein CheA, whose product is MDEEILQDFLVEAGELLEALSEQLVELEQRPEDYDLLNAIFRGFHTIKGGAGFLAIDAMVECCHITENLFDSLRSGKLSVNAELMDAVLNALDEVQRMFGEVNDGQPASKADPALIARLHALEAGETAPTTAVSEPQSLDESTEAAELPIADAAGSDASEAEFEAMLNAIAPVVDHSDSELAGDAPATDLITDDEFEALLDELHGEGQMGGPALAEASAELETPKTETTGDDEITEDEFEALLDQLHGEGQHASSTPAETAPAAAAAPTNNVAPMPVRPKAVTPAKPKEETSVRVDTARLDDIMNMVGELVLVRNRLVRLSDKTETSEDMGKAVANLDVVTADLQSAVMKTRMQPIKKVFGRFPRVVRDLARSLEKEVNLELVGEETDLDKNLVEALSDPLVHLVRNSVDHGIETPAVREASGKPRKGTVVLSAKQEGDHILLSITDDGAGMDAEVLRNKAVEKGMMDSEAASRLSDSDAYNLIFDAGFSTKEAISDVSGRGVGMDVVKTKISQLNGALAVLSEKGRGTRIEIKVPLTLAIMPTLMVLLQQQAFALPLASVNEIFHLDLTETNVVDGQEVIIVRGRPLPLFYLKRWLVKGANPFEKVTSGHVVIVTVSNMRVALVVDHLIGQEEVVIKPLGKMLQGTAGMAGATITGDGRMALILDIGSLLKRYAA
- a CDS encoding ParA family protein, giving the protein MQIWGVVNQKGGVGKTTTTVAIGGILAKQGQRVLMLDLDPQGSLTRYFGLSADDSDNTTASLFDEPSAVQIINSVRPTGEPDLSLIPGSAALSALERKKASTGGMGMAIARALRLIATEFDYVLLDSPPVLGLLMVNVLAASDRLMLPSQTEPLALEGLERMVRTLEMVKKSRGSAPPHLIVPTLHDKRTRAGKDCLNELRRRYPDSLWRGAVPVDTLLREASRQQISPAQINESSRGLDAYEQLLRDIAAGTECVETPDKPGAWMAV
- a CDS encoding chemotaxis protein CheW — its product is MSNAKQQANDPLLQWVTFRLGNETYGIDVMFVQEVRRYTEIAPVPGAGHDVLGIVNLRGSVVTVVDARVRLSHEDAPITDETRIVIVEYSGEVIGLLVDQVSEVVYLRRSEIEGSPRISNDDAARYISGVCNKDDRLYILLSIEKLLGKSDASAEMDLF
- a CDS encoding DUF2802 domain-containing protein; translation: MAALVLATAALLLAVVIGRAQLSDRARIEQMQARIKATEQMQTVLARSYRGLTAAVGKGAAEGQGDDAKYARAAELITRGAGADELARTLALPLEEAELMIQLNVGKNRTHG
- a CDS encoding YcgN family cysteine cluster protein, with the translated sequence MDKPFWQTTALADMNDTQWESLCDGCGLCCVHLLQDDLDQVYQTDVVCDLIDLDSCQCTRYPERQTLVPECNKVSLELPQAFPTMPETCAYRRLYYGQQIPAWHPLITGSSDAMHQGGHSARGKVVHESDAGDLEDHVVAWTPIRMPD